From one Gossypium hirsutum isolate 1008001.06 chromosome D08, Gossypium_hirsutum_v2.1, whole genome shotgun sequence genomic stretch:
- the LOC107947520 gene encoding E4 SUMO-protein ligase PIAL2 isoform X5, with the protein MTAVPPVASGQPISASVVNSFRVAAVAERLATHTQPGRQPQSSEFFSLCLSLARGIDYAIANNEVPAKAQELPLLLKQICQHRNDLFLQAAIMVLMISVKNACKMSWFSDGESRELLTLANEVGSCFCIPGVINNELDGSLSTILEVMSRFYPLMKMGQILASLEAKPGYGALVVDFHISKNMTHSPQEKIRLFVAQKDNVETSACIISPQLVSFLLNGKGVERRTNVLMDMGPQMPTNVTAMLKYGTNLLQAVGQFSGHYLIVVAFMGMEESSPDASTLPDYVQSGDFAPDSEDSDLIEGPSRISLKCPISRTRIKTPVKGHACKHLQCFDFNNYVNINSRRPSWRCPHCNQHVCYTNIRVDQNMVKVLKEVAEDVSDVIISADGSWKAVMENDDDVDELHGNTLNCQKDGSERPESATGVPMVLDLTQTVDAMETIETEDRKPPVATLESHGSGTSTSRTDTQVGGTESTRNFTVSPVFSDAVSPALNRADAHGNANLATPGIQNQVATTNNLPLHPSQVTNSMSNHEYGSLQNIPRHVSRSSIAVQALPAMSQTQTPTQQRSSNSVNTKNTTSSARIPHQMQSRIQQERSFVPARPVQQVGAAAPSQLPGPYRPPGFRAEYQNPHLQQALNTRLSQPRSPSPGLIRSPSPILRAQAQQGAAQVGVGYTAGNVNSNPTRFMAASQRTTQMARQPPMVAVQTQTPRAASSYPGNVDGSRASAVEQRLNMGGVAPAASRPDTSADLASEQNWRPTGRMRGSLTGRVYSESLSQMMIQPTQSTQAARPQTNITSPPSVPPHLQAFLANSRNPVTPQMRNNATTETTATNGGSGPAR; encoded by the exons ATGACGGCGGTCCCGCCGGTGGCCTCGGGGCAGCCAATATCGGCGTCTGTGGTGAATTCGTTTCGAGTGGCGGCCGTAGCTGAGCGCTTGGCTACTCATACTCAGCCTGGTAGACAGCCTCAAAGCTCGGAGTTCTTCAGCCTGTGCCTCTCTCTCGCCAG AGGCATTGATTATGCAATTGCCAACAATGAGGTTCCTGCTAAAGCGCAAGAATTACCTCTATTGTTGAAGCAG ATATGTCAACACAGAAATGACCTCTTCTTACAAGCAGCTATTATGGTGTTGATGATATCAGTAAAG AATGCCTGTAAAATGAGCTGGTTCTCGGATGGAGAGAGTCGAGAACTTTTAACTCTTGCCAATGAG GTGGGCAGTTGCTTTTGCATCCCAGGCGTTATTAACAATGAACTGGATGGTTCACTTTCAACTATTTTGGAAGTTATGTCAAG GTTCTATCCATTAATGAAGATGGGGCAGATACTTGCTTCTCTTGAAGCTAAG CCTGGATACGGGGCGCTCGTGGTTGATTTCCATATATCAAAGAATATGACACACTCTCCTCAGGAGAAAATT AGGTTATTTGTAGCTCAAAAAGATAACGTAGAGACATCTGCTTGCATTATAAGTCCACAACTAGTGAG CTTTCTGTTAAATGGAAAGGGAGTGGAGAGAAGAACAAATGTTTTAATG GATATGGGACCTCAGATGCCAACAAATGTGACTGCAATGTTGAAATATGGGACTAATCTTCTCCAAGCTGTGGGCCAGTTTAGCG GTCATTATCTCATTGTTGTTGCCTTCATGGGTATGGAGGAGTCATCACCTGACGCTTCCACACTGCCAGATTATGTTCAGTCTGGTGATTTTGCACCAGATTCAG AAGATTCTGATTTAATTGAAGGGCCATCACGGATCTCACTCAAGTGTCCCATAAG CCGAACACGCATCAAAACTCCTGTCAAAGGGCATGCATGTAAGCATCTTCAG TGCTTTGATTTCAATAACTATGTTAACATAAACTCTAGAAGACCATCCTGGCGCTGCCCACATTGCAATCAACATGTATGCTACACTAACATCCGCGTTGATCAAAATATGGTTAAG GTGCTGAAAGAGGTAGCAGAGGATGTGTCTGATGTGATCATCTCTGCAGATGGATCATGGAAAGCCGTGATGGAAAATGATGATGACGTAGATGAGTTGCATGGTAATACCCTTAATTGCCAAAAAGATGGGTCTGAGCGGCCAGAATCTGCTACGGGCGTTCCCATGGTTCTGGATCTTACTCAGACTGTGGATGCAATGGAAACTATCGAAACTGAAGACAGGAAGCCTCCTGTGGCTACTCTTGAAA GTCATGGGTCTGGCACCTCTACTTCTAGGACAGATACCCAAGTTGGTGGCACTGAGTCTACGCGAAATTTTACAGTATCACCAGTATTTTCTGATGCTGTCTCTCCAGCACTCAATCGAGCTGATGCTCATGGTAATGCTAATCTTGCAACACCTGGGATTCAAAATCAAGTTGCTACTACAAATAATTTGCCGTTACATCCTTCACAAGTGACAAATTCAATGTCAAATCATGAATATGGAAGTTTGCAGAACATACCTAGACATGTAAGCAGATCATCAATTGCAGTTCAGGCCCTCCCAGCAATGTCTCAGACTCAGACACCAACACAACAGAGATCAAGTAATAGTGTGAATACTAAGAACACAACCAGCTCTGCGCGTATTCCACATCAG ATGCAGAGTAGGATTCAGCAAGAACGATCATTTGTTCCTGCCCGGCCAGTTCAACAAGTTGGTGCTGCAGCTCCAAGTCAACTCCCTGGTCCATACAGACCTCCTGGGTTTCGGGCTGAATACCAGAACCCACACCTGCAGCAAGCACTGAACACGAGGTTGTCCCAACCCAGGAGCCCATCTCCAGGCCTGATTCGGTCACCATCTCCTATACTACGGGCACAGGCTCAACAAGGAGCTGCACAAGTTGGGGTAGGCTACACAGCAGGCAATGTGAATAGCAATCCTACCAGATTTATGGCTGCTTCCCAGAGAACCACCCAAATGGCTAGACAGCCACCGATGGTGGCAGTTCAAACTCAAACACCAAGAGCAGCATCTTCTTATCCTGGAAATGTTGATGGGAGTAGGGCTTCAGCCGTGGAGCAGAGATTGAACATGGGTGGAGTAGCACCTGCAGCTTCAAGACCTGATACGTCAGCTGATTTGGCATCTGAGCAGAACTGGCGACCTACAGGACGAATGCGTGGAAGCCTCACAGGTCGAGTATATTCTGAATCTCTTAGCCAGATGATGATTCAACCCACCCAGTCAACACAAGCTGCGAGGCCACAAACAAATATAACATCTCCACCTAGTGTTCCACCACATCTGCAGGCGTTTCTTGCAAATAGCAGGAATCCTGTTACCCCTCAAATGCGAAACAATGCAACAACTGAAACCACAGCCACAAATGGTGGTTCGGGTCCTGCCAGATAG
- the LOC107947520 gene encoding E4 SUMO-protein ligase PIAL2 isoform X7 has product MTAVPPVASGQPISASVVNSFRVAAVAERLATHTQPGRQPQSSEFFSLCLSLARGIDYAIANNEVPAKAQELPLLLKQICQHRNDLFLQAAIMVLMISVKNACKMSWFSDGESRELLTLANEVGSCFCIPGVINNELDGSLSTILEVMSRFYPLMKMGQILASLEAKPGYGALVVDFHISKNMTHSPQEKIRLFVAQKDNVETSACIISPQLVSFLLNGKGVERRTNVLMDMGPQMPTNVTAMLKYGTNLLQAVGQFSGHYLIVVAFMGMEESSPDASTLPDYVQSGDFAPDSEDSDLIEGPSRISLKCPISRTRIKTPVKGHACKHLQCFDFNNYVNINSRRPSWRCPHCNQHVCYTNIRVDQNMVKVLKEVAEDVSDVIISADGSWKAVMENDDDVDELHGNTLNCQKDGSERPESATGVPMVLDLTQTVDAMETIETEDRKPPVATLESHGSGTSTSRTDTQVGGTESTRNFTVSPVFSDAVSPALNRADAHGNANLATPGIQNQVATTNNLPLHPSQVTNSMSNHEYGSLQNIPRHVSRSSIAVQALPAMSQTQTPTQQRSSNSVNTKNTTSSARIPHQSRIQQERSFVPARPVQQVGAAAPSQLPGPYRPPGFRAEYQNPHLQQALNTRLSQPRSPSPGLIRSPSPILRAQAQQGAAQVGVGYTAGNVNSNPTRFMAASQRTTQMARQPPMVAVQTQTPRAASSYPGNVDGSRASAVEQRLNMGGVAPAASRPDTSADLASEQNWRPTGRMRGSLTGRVYSESLSQMMIQPTQSTQAARPQTNITSPPSVPPHLQAFLANSRNPVTPQMRNNATTETTATNGGSGPAR; this is encoded by the exons ATGACGGCGGTCCCGCCGGTGGCCTCGGGGCAGCCAATATCGGCGTCTGTGGTGAATTCGTTTCGAGTGGCGGCCGTAGCTGAGCGCTTGGCTACTCATACTCAGCCTGGTAGACAGCCTCAAAGCTCGGAGTTCTTCAGCCTGTGCCTCTCTCTCGCCAG AGGCATTGATTATGCAATTGCCAACAATGAGGTTCCTGCTAAAGCGCAAGAATTACCTCTATTGTTGAAGCAG ATATGTCAACACAGAAATGACCTCTTCTTACAAGCAGCTATTATGGTGTTGATGATATCAGTAAAG AATGCCTGTAAAATGAGCTGGTTCTCGGATGGAGAGAGTCGAGAACTTTTAACTCTTGCCAATGAG GTGGGCAGTTGCTTTTGCATCCCAGGCGTTATTAACAATGAACTGGATGGTTCACTTTCAACTATTTTGGAAGTTATGTCAAG GTTCTATCCATTAATGAAGATGGGGCAGATACTTGCTTCTCTTGAAGCTAAG CCTGGATACGGGGCGCTCGTGGTTGATTTCCATATATCAAAGAATATGACACACTCTCCTCAGGAGAAAATT AGGTTATTTGTAGCTCAAAAAGATAACGTAGAGACATCTGCTTGCATTATAAGTCCACAACTAGTGAG CTTTCTGTTAAATGGAAAGGGAGTGGAGAGAAGAACAAATGTTTTAATG GATATGGGACCTCAGATGCCAACAAATGTGACTGCAATGTTGAAATATGGGACTAATCTTCTCCAAGCTGTGGGCCAGTTTAGCG GTCATTATCTCATTGTTGTTGCCTTCATGGGTATGGAGGAGTCATCACCTGACGCTTCCACACTGCCAGATTATGTTCAGTCTGGTGATTTTGCACCAGATTCAG AAGATTCTGATTTAATTGAAGGGCCATCACGGATCTCACTCAAGTGTCCCATAAG CCGAACACGCATCAAAACTCCTGTCAAAGGGCATGCATGTAAGCATCTTCAG TGCTTTGATTTCAATAACTATGTTAACATAAACTCTAGAAGACCATCCTGGCGCTGCCCACATTGCAATCAACATGTATGCTACACTAACATCCGCGTTGATCAAAATATGGTTAAG GTGCTGAAAGAGGTAGCAGAGGATGTGTCTGATGTGATCATCTCTGCAGATGGATCATGGAAAGCCGTGATGGAAAATGATGATGACGTAGATGAGTTGCATGGTAATACCCTTAATTGCCAAAAAGATGGGTCTGAGCGGCCAGAATCTGCTACGGGCGTTCCCATGGTTCTGGATCTTACTCAGACTGTGGATGCAATGGAAACTATCGAAACTGAAGACAGGAAGCCTCCTGTGGCTACTCTTGAAA GTCATGGGTCTGGCACCTCTACTTCTAGGACAGATACCCAAGTTGGTGGCACTGAGTCTACGCGAAATTTTACAGTATCACCAGTATTTTCTGATGCTGTCTCTCCAGCACTCAATCGAGCTGATGCTCATGGTAATGCTAATCTTGCAACACCTGGGATTCAAAATCAAGTTGCTACTACAAATAATTTGCCGTTACATCCTTCACAAGTGACAAATTCAATGTCAAATCATGAATATGGAAGTTTGCAGAACATACCTAGACATGTAAGCAGATCATCAATTGCAGTTCAGGCCCTCCCAGCAATGTCTCAGACTCAGACACCAACACAACAGAGATCAAGTAATAGTGTGAATACTAAGAACACAACCAGCTCTGCGCGTATTCCACATCAG AGTAGGATTCAGCAAGAACGATCATTTGTTCCTGCCCGGCCAGTTCAACAAGTTGGTGCTGCAGCTCCAAGTCAACTCCCTGGTCCATACAGACCTCCTGGGTTTCGGGCTGAATACCAGAACCCACACCTGCAGCAAGCACTGAACACGAGGTTGTCCCAACCCAGGAGCCCATCTCCAGGCCTGATTCGGTCACCATCTCCTATACTACGGGCACAGGCTCAACAAGGAGCTGCACAAGTTGGGGTAGGCTACACAGCAGGCAATGTGAATAGCAATCCTACCAGATTTATGGCTGCTTCCCAGAGAACCACCCAAATGGCTAGACAGCCACCGATGGTGGCAGTTCAAACTCAAACACCAAGAGCAGCATCTTCTTATCCTGGAAATGTTGATGGGAGTAGGGCTTCAGCCGTGGAGCAGAGATTGAACATGGGTGGAGTAGCACCTGCAGCTTCAAGACCTGATACGTCAGCTGATTTGGCATCTGAGCAGAACTGGCGACCTACAGGACGAATGCGTGGAAGCCTCACAGGTCGAGTATATTCTGAATCTCTTAGCCAGATGATGATTCAACCCACCCAGTCAACACAAGCTGCGAGGCCACAAACAAATATAACATCTCCACCTAGTGTTCCACCACATCTGCAGGCGTTTCTTGCAAATAGCAGGAATCCTGTTACCCCTCAAATGCGAAACAATGCAACAACTGAAACCACAGCCACAAATGGTGGTTCGGGTCCTGCCAGATAG
- the LOC107947520 gene encoding E4 SUMO-protein ligase PIAL2 isoform X2: MTAVPPVASGQPISASVVNSFRVAAVAERLATHTQPGRQPQSSEFFSLCLSLARGIDYAIANNEVPAKAQELPLLLKQICQHRNDLFLQAAIMVLMISVKNACKMSWFSDGESRELLTLANEVGSCFCIPGVINNELDGSLSTILEVMSRFYPLMKMGQILASLEAKPGYGALVVDFHISKNMTHSPQEKIRLFVAQKDNVETSACIISPQLVSFLLNGKGVERRTNVLMDMGPQMPTNVTAMLKYGTNLLQAVGQFSGHYLIVVAFMGMEESSPDASTLPDYVQSGDFAPDSDSDLIEGPSRISLKCPISRTRIKTPVKGHACKHLQCFDFNNYVNINSRRPSWRCPHCNQHVCYTNIRVDQNMVKVLKEVAEDVSDVIISADGSWKAVMENDDDVDELHGNTLNCQKDGSERPESATGVPMVLDLTQTVDAMETIETEDRKPPVATLESLSAAPNLTLTPELINLAGANQNVMDDDFWSVLYSGHGSGTSTSRTDTQVGGTESTRNFTVSPVFSDAVSPALNRADAHGNANLATPGIQNQVATTNNLPLHPSQVTNSMSNHEYGSLQNIPRHVSRSSIAVQALPAMSQTQTPTQQRSSNSVNTKNTTSSARIPHQMQSRIQQERSFVPARPVQQVGAAAPSQLPGPYRPPGFRAEYQNPHLQQALNTRLSQPRSPSPGLIRSPSPILRAQAQQGAAQVGVGYTAGNVNSNPTRFMAASQRTTQMARQPPMVAVQTQTPRAASSYPGNVDGSRASAVEQRLNMGGVAPAASRPDTSADLASEQNWRPTGRMRGSLTGRVYSESLSQMMIQPTQSTQAARPQTNITSPPSVPPHLQAFLANSRNPVTPQMRNNATTETTATNGGSGPAR, translated from the exons ATGACGGCGGTCCCGCCGGTGGCCTCGGGGCAGCCAATATCGGCGTCTGTGGTGAATTCGTTTCGAGTGGCGGCCGTAGCTGAGCGCTTGGCTACTCATACTCAGCCTGGTAGACAGCCTCAAAGCTCGGAGTTCTTCAGCCTGTGCCTCTCTCTCGCCAG AGGCATTGATTATGCAATTGCCAACAATGAGGTTCCTGCTAAAGCGCAAGAATTACCTCTATTGTTGAAGCAG ATATGTCAACACAGAAATGACCTCTTCTTACAAGCAGCTATTATGGTGTTGATGATATCAGTAAAG AATGCCTGTAAAATGAGCTGGTTCTCGGATGGAGAGAGTCGAGAACTTTTAACTCTTGCCAATGAG GTGGGCAGTTGCTTTTGCATCCCAGGCGTTATTAACAATGAACTGGATGGTTCACTTTCAACTATTTTGGAAGTTATGTCAAG GTTCTATCCATTAATGAAGATGGGGCAGATACTTGCTTCTCTTGAAGCTAAG CCTGGATACGGGGCGCTCGTGGTTGATTTCCATATATCAAAGAATATGACACACTCTCCTCAGGAGAAAATT AGGTTATTTGTAGCTCAAAAAGATAACGTAGAGACATCTGCTTGCATTATAAGTCCACAACTAGTGAG CTTTCTGTTAAATGGAAAGGGAGTGGAGAGAAGAACAAATGTTTTAATG GATATGGGACCTCAGATGCCAACAAATGTGACTGCAATGTTGAAATATGGGACTAATCTTCTCCAAGCTGTGGGCCAGTTTAGCG GTCATTATCTCATTGTTGTTGCCTTCATGGGTATGGAGGAGTCATCACCTGACGCTTCCACACTGCCAGATTATGTTCAGTCTGGTGATTTTGCACCAGATTCAG ATTCTGATTTAATTGAAGGGCCATCACGGATCTCACTCAAGTGTCCCATAAG CCGAACACGCATCAAAACTCCTGTCAAAGGGCATGCATGTAAGCATCTTCAG TGCTTTGATTTCAATAACTATGTTAACATAAACTCTAGAAGACCATCCTGGCGCTGCCCACATTGCAATCAACATGTATGCTACACTAACATCCGCGTTGATCAAAATATGGTTAAG GTGCTGAAAGAGGTAGCAGAGGATGTGTCTGATGTGATCATCTCTGCAGATGGATCATGGAAAGCCGTGATGGAAAATGATGATGACGTAGATGAGTTGCATGGTAATACCCTTAATTGCCAAAAAGATGGGTCTGAGCGGCCAGAATCTGCTACGGGCGTTCCCATGGTTCTGGATCTTACTCAGACTGTGGATGCAATGGAAACTATCGAAACTGAAGACAGGAAGCCTCCTGTGGCTACTCTTGAAAGTTTGTCTGCTGCTCCAAATTTAACCCTAACACCGGAATTGATTAATTTAGCTGGAGCTAATCAAAATGTTATGGACGATGATTTTTGGTCTGTACTTTACTCAGGTCATGGGTCTGGCACCTCTACTTCTAGGACAGATACCCAAGTTGGTGGCACTGAGTCTACGCGAAATTTTACAGTATCACCAGTATTTTCTGATGCTGTCTCTCCAGCACTCAATCGAGCTGATGCTCATGGTAATGCTAATCTTGCAACACCTGGGATTCAAAATCAAGTTGCTACTACAAATAATTTGCCGTTACATCCTTCACAAGTGACAAATTCAATGTCAAATCATGAATATGGAAGTTTGCAGAACATACCTAGACATGTAAGCAGATCATCAATTGCAGTTCAGGCCCTCCCAGCAATGTCTCAGACTCAGACACCAACACAACAGAGATCAAGTAATAGTGTGAATACTAAGAACACAACCAGCTCTGCGCGTATTCCACATCAG ATGCAGAGTAGGATTCAGCAAGAACGATCATTTGTTCCTGCCCGGCCAGTTCAACAAGTTGGTGCTGCAGCTCCAAGTCAACTCCCTGGTCCATACAGACCTCCTGGGTTTCGGGCTGAATACCAGAACCCACACCTGCAGCAAGCACTGAACACGAGGTTGTCCCAACCCAGGAGCCCATCTCCAGGCCTGATTCGGTCACCATCTCCTATACTACGGGCACAGGCTCAACAAGGAGCTGCACAAGTTGGGGTAGGCTACACAGCAGGCAATGTGAATAGCAATCCTACCAGATTTATGGCTGCTTCCCAGAGAACCACCCAAATGGCTAGACAGCCACCGATGGTGGCAGTTCAAACTCAAACACCAAGAGCAGCATCTTCTTATCCTGGAAATGTTGATGGGAGTAGGGCTTCAGCCGTGGAGCAGAGATTGAACATGGGTGGAGTAGCACCTGCAGCTTCAAGACCTGATACGTCAGCTGATTTGGCATCTGAGCAGAACTGGCGACCTACAGGACGAATGCGTGGAAGCCTCACAGGTCGAGTATATTCTGAATCTCTTAGCCAGATGATGATTCAACCCACCCAGTCAACACAAGCTGCGAGGCCACAAACAAATATAACATCTCCACCTAGTGTTCCACCACATCTGCAGGCGTTTCTTGCAAATAGCAGGAATCCTGTTACCCCTCAAATGCGAAACAATGCAACAACTGAAACCACAGCCACAAATGGTGGTTCGGGTCCTGCCAGATAG